A DNA window from Agrobacterium vaccinii contains the following coding sequences:
- a CDS encoding ABC transporter ATP-binding protein, whose amino-acid sequence MADAVLQIDNLVKSFGALRATDGVTLDLRPGEIHALIGPNGAGKSTLIHQICGTLRQDIGTIHFAGEDISHLDTAERARRGLGRTFQVSSLAPEFSALRNVMLAVQAKQGTSFRFFKPVMKDKTLVDPAMAILERVGLADRARLPTAELSHGERRQLEIAMALALQSKAFLLDEPMAGMGPEGSKKLTGFLETLRHEAPILLVEHDMDAVFALADRISVLVYGKVIATGTVDEIRNDPTVRTAYLGDHA is encoded by the coding sequence ATGGCTGACGCTGTTCTCCAGATAGACAATCTCGTCAAGAGTTTCGGCGCCCTGCGCGCCACCGATGGCGTGACGCTCGACCTGCGGCCCGGTGAAATCCACGCTCTGATCGGCCCGAATGGTGCTGGCAAATCCACGCTCATCCATCAGATTTGCGGAACCTTGCGACAGGACATCGGCACCATCCATTTTGCCGGTGAAGACATAAGTCACCTCGACACGGCAGAGCGGGCGCGGCGCGGTCTGGGACGCACCTTTCAGGTGTCCTCGCTGGCACCTGAGTTTTCTGCGCTCCGCAACGTCATGCTGGCGGTGCAGGCCAAACAGGGAACCAGTTTCCGCTTCTTCAAACCGGTGATGAAAGACAAGACGCTTGTCGATCCCGCAATGGCCATTCTGGAGCGTGTGGGGCTTGCCGACCGCGCGCGTCTGCCAACCGCCGAGCTTTCCCATGGGGAACGGCGGCAGCTGGAAATCGCCATGGCGCTGGCGCTCCAATCGAAAGCCTTTCTGCTCGACGAGCCGATGGCCGGGATGGGGCCGGAGGGCTCGAAAAAACTGACCGGCTTTCTCGAAACCTTGCGGCATGAGGCGCCGATCCTGCTGGTCGAACATGACATGGATGCTGTCTTTGCACTCGCCGACCGGATTTCCGTTCTCGTCTATGGCAAGGTCATCGCTACCGGCACCGTAGACGAAATCCGCAACGACCCGACCGTGCGCACCGCCTATCTGGGAGACCACGCCTGA
- a CDS encoding ABC transporter ATP-binding protein, which translates to MLLDIKDITTYYGASQALFGVELTMDEGEVVALMGRNGMGKSTTIKSICNLMPPKTGHIVFGGKSTQRLAPYKVARLGVGLVPEGRRCFPNLSVHENLVAAARTGPWTLEKVNALFPRLEERSDQMAKSLSGGEQQMLAIGRALMTNPRLLILDEATEGLAPVIRQDIWRAIRKLKAEGLSILVVDKTLSELLPVADRCVIIENGRTVWKGASSDLSADVQDRYLGI; encoded by the coding sequence ATGCTCTTGGATATCAAGGATATCACCACCTACTACGGTGCCAGCCAGGCATTGTTTGGCGTGGAATTGACCATGGACGAAGGCGAGGTCGTGGCCCTGATGGGCCGCAACGGCATGGGGAAATCGACGACGATCAAGTCGATCTGCAATCTCATGCCACCCAAAACAGGCCATATCGTTTTCGGCGGCAAGTCTACGCAGCGGCTGGCACCCTACAAGGTGGCACGGCTGGGCGTCGGGCTGGTGCCCGAGGGTCGGCGGTGTTTCCCAAACCTCTCCGTCCACGAAAATCTCGTGGCAGCCGCGAGAACCGGACCCTGGACGCTGGAGAAGGTCAACGCACTTTTTCCGCGTCTGGAAGAACGCAGCGACCAGATGGCCAAGTCATTGTCAGGCGGCGAGCAGCAAATGCTAGCGATTGGCCGCGCGCTTATGACCAACCCACGTCTTCTCATTCTCGATGAAGCGACGGAAGGTCTCGCCCCCGTCATTCGTCAGGATATCTGGCGCGCCATCCGCAAGCTCAAAGCTGAAGGCCTTTCCATTCTCGTGGTGGACAAGACACTCTCAGAGCTCCTGCCGGTTGCCGACCGTTGCGTCATCATCGAAAACGGGCGCACCGTCTGGAAGGGCGCGAGTTCTGATCTGTCCGCCGACGTTCAGGACCGCTATCTTGGCATCTGA
- a CDS encoding SMP-30/gluconolactonase/LRE family protein, whose amino-acid sequence MRGHRSTSGSYPVYKAERIAGSVCILGESPVWDPSSSTVTWLDNACSRVHQFNLPTGQVKAFQLPLKPGALALISGGRFIASTDKGFARITIDQDNAEVAFGIGPQLSSGWRMNDGACDRQGRFWSGSMAPDTSAPDGLGTLFSIDEEGRVVERGGRYRTQNGLAWSLDGRIMYVSDSYPSNPHVMAYDFDGDSGDLSNGRLFADQSLLGGRPDGAAVDADGCYWIAASDSGKVLRLTPDGKVDAAIEVDAPNPTNLCFIGPDLDTVFITTLKQGGTGPGGETYMARIPHRGAPEPIFSDASLAAFPHTSPSFRLADSVCADPNLAAS is encoded by the coding sequence GTGAGGGGGCATCGCTCGACGTCAGGCAGCTATCCCGTCTATAAGGCCGAACGGATTGCTGGTTCTGTCTGCATTCTGGGAGAGTCGCCTGTTTGGGACCCATCCAGCTCCACTGTCACATGGCTGGATAACGCGTGCTCTCGGGTGCACCAGTTCAATCTCCCGACAGGCCAGGTGAAAGCATTTCAACTTCCCCTCAAACCCGGTGCTCTCGCCCTGATATCAGGCGGTCGTTTCATTGCCTCGACCGATAAAGGCTTTGCAAGAATAACGATCGATCAGGATAACGCCGAGGTCGCATTCGGGATCGGCCCGCAACTGTCGTCGGGGTGGCGCATGAATGACGGCGCCTGCGACCGGCAGGGGCGGTTCTGGTCGGGCTCGATGGCGCCCGATACGTCTGCTCCAGATGGTTTAGGCACGCTGTTCAGCATCGATGAAGAGGGCAGGGTGGTCGAGCGGGGCGGACGCTACCGAACGCAAAACGGCCTCGCCTGGAGTTTGGATGGACGAATTATGTATGTTTCGGACTCCTATCCCAGCAACCCGCACGTCATGGCCTATGACTTTGATGGAGACAGCGGCGACCTGTCGAATGGCAGGCTGTTTGCTGACCAAAGCCTGCTGGGCGGAAGACCGGACGGAGCTGCCGTGGATGCAGACGGCTGCTACTGGATCGCAGCCTCGGATTCTGGAAAGGTCTTGCGCCTGACACCGGACGGCAAGGTCGATGCCGCCATCGAGGTGGACGCACCGAACCCGACGAACCTGTGCTTTATCGGACCCGATCTCGACACCGTGTTCATCACGACCCTCAAGCAGGGCGGCACGGGGCCGGGAGGGGAGACATATATGGCAAGAATACCGCATCGCGGCGCGCCGGAACCCATCTTTTCAGACGCTTCTCTGGCAGCATTTCCTCATACCAGCCCCAGCTTTCGCTTGGCTGACAGTGTCTGTGCCGATCCGAATTTAGCGGCGTCTTGA
- a CDS encoding helix-turn-helix domain-containing protein, translating into MKLSKSKIEERAFYQPGASSIEGWPTTLQFFYAHPPIMLMPHWHAQVEINYVMSGSVHYRMGDHSFSMGAGQMCLFWGGQPHQMDVSSEDSFYAGAHLPLFHFFRMRLPAAVSAMLMGGATMLTHNTGKADDENFARWQRYVKSGDAAKAQNAVEELMLRVERMFLEPYSVISPTTGDHQANGHESSASGAVVRMCDYIAANFLEDIDATDIARAANLHPKYAMNVFRKSTGMTLIKYLTLLRLSRAQAMLVSGKDNILSIAMESGFGSVSAFNKAFRQIAGMPPSGFRRGSSGFFQ; encoded by the coding sequence GTGAAATTGTCGAAAAGTAAGATCGAGGAAAGAGCTTTCTATCAGCCGGGCGCGAGCAGCATCGAAGGGTGGCCGACAACGCTGCAGTTTTTCTATGCGCATCCGCCTATTATGCTGATGCCGCACTGGCATGCGCAGGTGGAGATCAACTATGTCATGTCCGGCAGCGTGCACTACCGCATGGGCGATCACAGTTTCAGCATGGGTGCCGGGCAGATGTGTCTGTTCTGGGGTGGTCAACCCCATCAGATGGACGTGTCGTCGGAGGATTCCTTTTACGCCGGAGCCCATCTACCGCTCTTCCACTTCTTCCGCATGCGTCTTCCCGCCGCCGTATCTGCGATGCTGATGGGTGGAGCGACCATGCTGACGCACAACACCGGAAAGGCCGATGACGAGAATTTTGCGAGATGGCAGCGCTACGTCAAATCAGGCGATGCCGCAAAGGCGCAGAATGCTGTCGAGGAGTTGATGCTGCGGGTGGAGCGCATGTTTCTTGAGCCCTACAGCGTCATCTCGCCGACCACGGGCGATCATCAGGCGAATGGTCACGAAAGTTCTGCCTCTGGCGCCGTCGTTAGGATGTGCGACTACATCGCCGCCAATTTTCTCGAAGATATCGACGCAACCGATATTGCCCGGGCCGCCAATCTTCATCCCAAATATGCGATGAATGTCTTTCGAAAATCCACCGGCATGACGTTGATCAAGTACCTGACGTTGCTGCGCCTTTCGCGCGCGCAAGCCATGCTGGTCAGCGGCAAGGACAACATTCTCAGCATCGCCATGGAAAGCGGCTTCGGCTCCGTCAGCGCGTTCAACAAGGCGTTTCGCCAGATCGCAGGCATGCCGCCCTCCGGGTTCAGGCGCGGTTCGAGCGGATTTTTCCAGTGA
- a CDS encoding ABC transporter substrate-binding protein, translating to MCYKITGAAVSLALLAAAPAAAQSTTIRIWSWDVAASSLRAVAEDFNKTNPDIKIDVQDLGNNQVYDKAIAACAAGGEGLPDIVTVENFEAEVFWSRFPDCFTDVTALGYTPEKQALFPEFKRAELEVDGVAYAVPWDSGPVAVFYRRDFYEKAGVDPATIKTWDDFIAAGKKVMEANPGTVMTQADFNGDSEWFRMMANEQGCGYFSTDGQNITINQPACVATLEKLKQMKDAGIITAAIWDEKIQANTAGKVASQMYGGWYEGSIRSNSPDLSGKWGVYPMPSLTADGPHAANLGGSSLAISSVSENKEAAWKFVDYALTTGEGQVKMLKSFGLVPSLLSAVNDPFVKEPQPYWGGQAVWADILATLPKIVPSRGTAFQSDAEGIYHATQTKYLAGGFPDAKTALDDAAKQIEAATGLTTAQ from the coding sequence ATGTGCTATAAAATCACGGGCGCGGCGGTATCGCTCGCCCTGCTCGCAGCTGCACCGGCTGCCGCACAATCGACGACAATTCGAATCTGGAGCTGGGATGTCGCCGCGTCATCGTTGCGCGCTGTGGCCGAAGACTTCAACAAGACGAACCCGGACATCAAGATCGATGTGCAGGATCTTGGAAACAATCAGGTCTACGACAAGGCAATCGCTGCATGCGCGGCTGGCGGGGAGGGCCTGCCCGATATCGTGACGGTTGAAAATTTCGAGGCCGAAGTCTTCTGGAGCCGTTTTCCAGATTGCTTCACGGATGTGACCGCGCTGGGTTACACGCCTGAAAAGCAGGCGCTTTTCCCTGAATTCAAACGCGCCGAACTCGAAGTCGATGGTGTGGCCTATGCCGTGCCATGGGATTCCGGTCCGGTCGCCGTGTTCTACCGTCGGGATTTCTACGAAAAAGCCGGTGTAGACCCGGCAACCATCAAGACATGGGATGACTTCATCGCTGCTGGCAAGAAGGTCATGGAAGCCAACCCCGGCACGGTAATGACCCAGGCTGATTTCAACGGCGACAGCGAATGGTTTCGCATGATGGCCAATGAGCAGGGCTGCGGTTACTTTTCGACAGACGGCCAGAATATCACCATCAACCAGCCCGCCTGCGTTGCCACGCTGGAAAAGCTGAAGCAGATGAAAGATGCCGGTATCATAACGGCGGCCATCTGGGACGAGAAAATCCAGGCCAACACGGCAGGCAAGGTTGCCAGCCAGATGTATGGCGGCTGGTATGAGGGCTCCATCCGGTCGAACTCGCCTGACCTGTCCGGCAAATGGGGTGTCTATCCTATGCCGAGCCTAACGGCGGATGGACCGCATGCCGCAAACCTGGGCGGTTCGTCGCTGGCCATCAGCTCTGTTTCGGAAAACAAAGAAGCCGCCTGGAAATTCGTCGATTACGCCCTGACGACGGGCGAGGGGCAGGTGAAAATGCTGAAATCCTTCGGCCTCGTTCCATCTCTGCTGTCTGCTGTGAACGATCCTTTCGTCAAGGAACCGCAACCCTATTGGGGCGGACAAGCTGTCTGGGCCGATATTCTCGCGACCCTGCCGAAGATCGTTCCAAGCCGTGGCACGGCCTTCCAGTCGGATGCCGAAGGCATCTACCACGCAACGCAGACCAAGTATCTGGCGGGTGGCTTCCCGGATGCAAAGACCGCACTCGACGATGCTGCAAAGCAGATCGAAGCGGCCACAGGCCTGACGACCGCGCAATAA
- a CDS encoding carbohydrate ABC transporter permease, with product MPLRTKVAYAFLAPYLLIFTTFWLWPIINSFLLSFQNTRINPWRFAPTMNWGRLVGDPAFYNALYNTLIILVIQVPVMIALATVMAVLLNSPLLKARPLYRFAFFAPVVVGEVAYAAVFRLMFSADFGIINKILVTVGLSPIAWFDNATAAMALIIIAVTWRWAGYNAIIILAGLQSIPGDVYEAARLDRVSKRQQFFHITLPLLKPIIVFCIVLSVIGTMQLFTEPFLITNRGGPGGGTETLGIFLYRQGFTSLNFGYASAIAYTIAALAIFISLFNLWFGRERT from the coding sequence ATGCCGCTAAGGACCAAGGTCGCCTACGCGTTTCTGGCGCCCTATCTTTTGATCTTCACCACGTTCTGGCTCTGGCCGATCATCAATTCGTTTCTCTTGTCCTTCCAGAACACGCGCATCAATCCGTGGCGCTTTGCGCCGACCATGAACTGGGGTCGCCTGGTCGGTGATCCCGCATTTTACAACGCGCTCTACAACACGCTGATCATTCTGGTCATCCAGGTGCCGGTGATGATCGCACTTGCGACAGTAATGGCCGTTCTTCTCAACTCGCCGCTGCTGAAGGCGCGTCCGCTTTATCGTTTCGCCTTCTTCGCGCCTGTCGTGGTTGGAGAAGTGGCCTATGCCGCCGTCTTCCGGCTGATGTTCAGCGCCGATTTCGGCATCATCAACAAAATACTCGTGACGGTCGGCCTTTCGCCCATAGCATGGTTCGACAATGCCACCGCTGCCATGGCGCTGATCATCATCGCGGTCACGTGGCGCTGGGCAGGATACAACGCCATCATCATCCTCGCCGGTCTGCAATCCATTCCCGGCGATGTCTATGAGGCCGCGAGGCTGGACCGGGTCAGCAAGCGCCAGCAGTTCTTCCACATCACACTGCCGCTTCTCAAACCCATCATCGTCTTTTGCATTGTGCTGTCCGTGATCGGCACCATGCAGCTCTTCACCGAGCCGTTCCTCATCACCAACAGAGGCGGTCCGGGCGGTGGAACAGAAACACTCGGCATCTTCCTTTATCGCCAGGGCTTCACCTCACTCAACTTCGGCTATGCCTCTGCAATCGCCTATACAATCGCGGCGCTGGCCATCTTCATATCGCTGTTCAATCTCTGGTTCGGGAGGGAACGGACATGA
- a CDS encoding carbohydrate ABC transporter permease gives MKSKSRSLLWQKIALHAALTPLALIWLFPLWMMFVFSTMPDNGIFSPNIELMPSTHFVENFRNLQADTDFLRAMFISITVAVIYTFLSVMLTSMAGWALARYRFAGRSVVVAIILGTITLPYAVVVIPQFIMIAREFKMANSWVALIVPPLFNSLGVLFMRQSFSMMPGELFDAARVEGVKEWQIFLRIALPLARPTMAALSIILFLASWNNYLWPLLINSRPGMMTAPVALGTLIGLTKVSWGGIMAGAMLLTAPILIIFVVLQRHFIAGISAGAVK, from the coding sequence ATGAAATCGAAATCAAGATCGCTTCTCTGGCAAAAGATCGCCCTGCATGCGGCATTGACGCCGCTTGCGCTGATCTGGTTGTTTCCGCTGTGGATGATGTTCGTCTTCTCCACCATGCCGGATAACGGCATTTTCAGCCCCAACATCGAACTCATGCCATCAACCCATTTCGTGGAGAACTTCCGCAACCTCCAGGCTGACACCGATTTTCTGAGGGCCATGTTCATCTCGATCACGGTCGCTGTCATCTACACCTTTCTCTCGGTCATGCTGACGTCGATGGCTGGATGGGCCCTCGCCCGCTATCGCTTCGCCGGGCGCTCGGTCGTCGTCGCGATCATTTTAGGGACGATCACCTTGCCCTATGCGGTCGTCGTCATTCCGCAGTTCATCATGATCGCGCGCGAGTTCAAGATGGCCAATAGCTGGGTCGCGCTCATCGTACCGCCGCTGTTCAATTCGCTTGGCGTGCTCTTCATGCGGCAATCCTTCTCGATGATGCCGGGCGAGCTCTTCGATGCTGCACGGGTGGAAGGTGTCAAGGAGTGGCAAATCTTCCTTCGCATCGCCCTACCGCTTGCCCGACCCACCATGGCGGCGCTGTCCATCATTCTGTTTCTCGCCTCATGGAACAACTACCTCTGGCCGCTGCTCATCAATTCTCGCCCGGGCATGATGACGGCACCGGTAGCGCTTGGCACGCTGATCGGGCTGACCAAGGTCTCCTGGGGCGGGATCATGGCGGGCGCTATGTTGCTCACAGCACCCATTCTCATCATCTTCGTGGTCTTGCAGCGCCACTTCATCGCCGGCATTTCCGCCGGCGCCGTCAAGTAA
- a CDS encoding ABC transporter ATP-binding protein has product MAGLSLKNVVKRYGALEIIHGANLDIKDGEFVVFVGPSGCGKSTLLRMIAGLEDISSGDISIGGTVVNDAEPADRGIAMVFQSYALYPHMTVEENLSFGLRMNGNPKADTDGRVSRAAEILQINELMKRRPKQLSGGQRQRVAIGRAIVRQPQVFLFDEPLSNLDAELRVQMRVEISKLHKQLGTTMIYVTHDQTEAMTLADKIVVLRKGNIEQIGAPLDLYDDPENSFVAGFVGSPKMNFLPGRIVTESAQGVTVNLDHAPSVSLTLPITARPGEGAPVTLGIRPEHFKNTGDGAADLTVEVDVAEHLGNTSYVYAHLAHDLPLIIERPESRHVGKLDRLTVSISAEKTFLFDSDGKRLR; this is encoded by the coding sequence ATGGCGGGACTTTCACTCAAAAATGTCGTCAAACGTTACGGTGCTCTCGAGATCATCCATGGCGCCAATCTCGATATCAAGGACGGCGAATTCGTCGTCTTCGTCGGCCCCTCGGGCTGCGGCAAGTCCACCTTGCTCAGAATGATTGCCGGTCTCGAGGACATATCCAGCGGAGACATCAGCATAGGCGGCACCGTGGTCAACGATGCCGAACCGGCTGACCGCGGCATCGCCATGGTCTTTCAGTCCTACGCGCTCTATCCGCACATGACCGTCGAGGAAAATCTGTCATTCGGTCTCAGGATGAACGGAAATCCGAAGGCGGACACCGATGGCCGGGTCAGCCGTGCCGCCGAGATATTGCAGATCAACGAGTTGATGAAGCGCAGGCCAAAGCAGCTTTCGGGCGGGCAAAGGCAGCGGGTTGCCATCGGTCGCGCCATCGTGCGCCAGCCGCAGGTCTTTCTGTTCGATGAGCCGTTGTCCAACCTCGATGCCGAATTGCGCGTTCAGATGCGGGTGGAAATTTCCAAGCTGCACAAGCAGTTGGGGACGACGATGATCTATGTGACCCATGACCAGACCGAAGCAATGACGCTTGCCGACAAGATCGTGGTCCTTCGAAAGGGCAATATCGAGCAGATCGGCGCGCCGCTCGATCTTTACGACGACCCGGAAAACAGCTTCGTGGCAGGCTTCGTCGGCTCGCCGAAGATGAATTTTCTGCCGGGCAGGATCGTAACAGAAAGCGCGCAGGGCGTGACGGTCAATCTGGACCATGCACCATCCGTATCGCTGACGCTGCCGATCACCGCACGACCCGGCGAAGGAGCGCCCGTAACCCTCGGTATCCGCCCGGAGCATTTCAAGAATACGGGCGATGGTGCCGCCGATCTCACCGTCGAGGTCGATGTCGCAGAACATCTGGGCAATACCAGCTACGTCTACGCGCATCTGGCTCATGACCTTCCCCTGATCATCGAGCGGCCCGAGTCCCGCCATGTCGGCAAGCTCGACCGGCTGACCGTGTCAATATCTGCCGAAAAAACCTTTCTCTTCGACAGCGATGGCAAGCGCCTCCGCTGA
- a CDS encoding aldo/keto reductase: MPDFQTVRWGIIGPGTIAKTFAEGIAHSKTGKLVAIASRNPDRPGLGDGFPGARIINGYDALLSDPEIDAVYIATPHTSHAEWAIKAIRAGKHVLVEKPIALTAYDAEAIFHEAKKAGVFAGEAYMYRLHPQTAKIVELVKSGTIGDVRIIRSSFGFNMGSFRADHRLFANDSAGGGILDVGGYPVSMARLIAGAAAGQPFLEPIKVAGVAHLGQSGVDEWASAVLKFPNEIIAEVSCSIMANQDNVLRIIGSEGRIEVQDFWFASGHKGGVGKIEVFKGKGEHQTIEVKEDRWLYSFEVDAAGETIRNNASEFAHPGMSWADSLGNLRVMDQWRASVGLEYGVETSAKRVLNIAGGKVVPGNSVPKRQIPGLSKPASVVALGFEFFPNFAAASLTLDTYYDAGGNLFDTAFVYGGGKTEAIFGDWHTSRNVPREDIVLIGKGAHSPLCYPDIIAKQLDQSLERLKTDYVDVYFMHRDNTDVPVGEFVDAMDAEVKRGRIRGIFGGSNWTRQRMDEAIAYAQKAGKTAPAALSNNFSLAEMLDPIWAGCVAASDEPWKEWARERQIPNFAWSSQGRGFFTDRAGRDKRDDEEIVRVWYSERNFERRDRAIELAKQLGRNPIHIALAYVIAQPFPVLPLIGPRTIAELEDSLSALDIKLTPEQVRWLEA, from the coding sequence ATGCCCGACTTTCAAACCGTCCGCTGGGGCATTATCGGACCCGGCACAATCGCGAAAACCTTTGCCGAGGGGATTGCCCATTCCAAAACAGGAAAACTCGTGGCGATTGCGTCACGAAACCCGGATCGTCCAGGCCTTGGTGATGGTTTTCCCGGTGCGCGCATCATCAATGGCTATGACGCCCTGCTTTCCGATCCCGAAATCGATGCCGTCTATATCGCCACGCCCCATACCAGCCACGCGGAATGGGCCATCAAGGCGATACGGGCGGGCAAGCATGTGCTGGTGGAAAAGCCCATCGCGCTGACGGCCTATGATGCCGAGGCGATCTTCCACGAAGCGAAGAAGGCAGGTGTTTTTGCTGGTGAAGCCTATATGTACCGGCTGCATCCGCAGACCGCGAAAATTGTGGAGTTGGTCAAAAGCGGCACGATTGGTGATGTCAGGATCATTCGCTCCAGCTTCGGCTTCAACATGGGAAGTTTCCGGGCCGACCACCGCCTGTTCGCCAATGACAGCGCAGGCGGCGGCATTCTCGATGTCGGCGGTTATCCGGTCTCCATGGCTCGGCTGATCGCCGGTGCAGCTGCCGGTCAGCCCTTCCTTGAGCCGATCAAAGTGGCGGGCGTTGCCCATCTCGGACAATCCGGCGTCGATGAGTGGGCTTCCGCCGTCCTGAAGTTTCCAAATGAGATCATTGCGGAAGTGTCCTGCTCCATCATGGCCAATCAGGACAACGTCCTGCGCATTATCGGCTCCGAAGGGCGGATCGAGGTTCAGGACTTCTGGTTCGCATCCGGCCACAAGGGCGGCGTCGGCAAAATCGAAGTCTTCAAAGGCAAGGGCGAGCACCAGACGATCGAAGTCAAGGAAGATCGTTGGCTCTATTCATTCGAGGTGGATGCTGCCGGAGAGACCATCCGCAACAACGCCTCGGAATTCGCCCATCCCGGTATGAGTTGGGCCGACAGTCTCGGCAATCTCAGGGTCATGGACCAGTGGCGTGCATCGGTCGGTCTGGAATATGGCGTGGAAACCTCGGCCAAGCGGGTCCTCAACATCGCCGGTGGCAAGGTCGTTCCCGGAAATTCAGTGCCGAAGCGGCAGATACCAGGCCTGTCAAAACCGGCTTCCGTCGTTGCGCTCGGCTTCGAATTCTTCCCGAATTTCGCTGCCGCATCGCTTACCCTCGACACATATTACGACGCGGGCGGCAATCTCTTTGACACGGCATTCGTTTATGGCGGTGGCAAGACGGAAGCCATCTTTGGCGACTGGCATACGAGCCGCAACGTGCCGCGAGAGGATATCGTGCTGATCGGCAAGGGCGCGCACTCACCGCTTTGCTACCCTGATATCATTGCCAAACAACTGGATCAGTCGCTCGAAAGGCTGAAGACCGATTACGTCGATGTCTACTTCATGCACCGCGACAATACGGACGTGCCGGTTGGCGAGTTCGTGGATGCCATGGATGCCGAGGTCAAACGCGGTCGGATCAGGGGCATTTTCGGCGGCTCCAACTGGACGCGGCAGCGCATGGACGAGGCAATCGCCTATGCGCAGAAGGCAGGCAAGACAGCGCCTGCCGCACTTTCCAACAATTTCTCGCTGGCCGAGATGCTGGACCCGATCTGGGCGGGATGCGTAGCAGCCTCCGACGAACCCTGGAAGGAGTGGGCTAGGGAGCGGCAGATACCAAACTTCGCATGGTCCAGTCAGGGGCGCGGCTTCTTCACCGACCGGGCAGGCCGCGACAAGCGTGACGATGAGGAGATCGTGCGCGTCTGGTATTCGGAGCGCAATTTTGAGCGTCGCGACAGGGCAATCGAGCTCGCAAAACAGCTTGGCCGAAACCCGATCCATATCGCGCTTGCCTACGTCATTGCCCAGCCCTTCCCTGTGCTGCCGCTGATCGGTCCGCGCACCATCGCCGAGCTGGAAGACAGCCTTTCCGCGCTCGACATCAAGCTGACGCCCGAACAGGTTCGCTGGCTTGAGGCGTGA
- a CDS encoding fasciclin domain-containing protein, translating into MMKSSLRMIALAAAVSTVAFAAQAKNPMVGGAAMYENKNIVENAVNSKDHTTLVAAVKAAGLVETLEGKGPFTVFAPTNEAFAALPKGTVETLLKPENKAKLTKILTCHVVAADAMSKAIEKMIKDDGGTHDVKTVGGCILKAKESMNKITLTDENGTVAHVTIADVKQSNGVIHVIDKVLLPKM; encoded by the coding sequence ATGATGAAGTCCAGCCTGCGCATGATAGCGCTTGCCGCAGCCGTTTCAACCGTCGCATTTGCAGCACAAGCCAAGAACCCGATGGTCGGCGGCGCTGCCATGTATGAAAACAAGAACATCGTTGAAAACGCCGTCAACTCCAAGGATCACACGACGCTGGTCGCCGCCGTCAAGGCCGCCGGTCTGGTCGAGACACTGGAGGGCAAGGGCCCGTTCACGGTGTTTGCACCCACCAACGAAGCCTTCGCTGCCTTGCCAAAGGGCACCGTCGAGACATTGCTGAAGCCTGAAAACAAGGCCAAGCTGACCAAAATCCTCACCTGTCACGTTGTTGCTGCTGACGCCATGTCGAAGGCCATCGAAAAGATGATCAAGGATGATGGCGGCACCCACGACGTGAAAACCGTTGGTGGCTGCATTCTGAAGGCCAAGGAAAGCATGAACAAGATCACATTGACCGACGAAAACGGCACCGTGGCGCATGTCACCATCGCCGATGTGAAGCAATCGAATGGCGTCATCCACGTCATCGACAAGGTTCTGCTGCCTAAGATGTAG
- a CDS encoding anti-sigma factor: MTEPDDSNGDIHRDDIIVAEYVLGVLSLSDRQQVERRMRSDEAFAQQVHQWEARFSSLNDDYQPVSPNASTYTAIEARLFGQTGAAAGGLMPSLWGSLLFWRGLSALTTACAIIVAVSFVTLPQQSRISYMAELSSPDAPMALMVSYDAGSGRMALTPMAAGETSQKSLELWMVKPDGTPHSLGVFDPKSDAEMIIPADMRDQMRDGVTLAVSLEPYGGSPTGKPTGPILGSGTTRQL, encoded by the coding sequence ATGACAGAACCTGACGACAGCAATGGAGACATTCACCGGGACGATATCATCGTTGCCGAGTATGTGCTTGGCGTGCTGTCCCTCAGCGACCGCCAGCAGGTGGAAAGACGCATGCGTTCCGATGAGGCATTCGCTCAGCAGGTCCACCAGTGGGAAGCACGGTTTTCAAGTCTGAATGACGACTATCAGCCTGTTTCGCCGAATGCTTCGACCTATACAGCCATTGAGGCCCGCCTGTTTGGACAGACCGGCGCGGCTGCAGGGGGTCTCATGCCATCCCTGTGGGGGTCGCTTCTATTCTGGCGCGGGCTCAGCGCGCTGACGACGGCCTGTGCAATCATCGTGGCTGTCTCCTTCGTAACATTACCCCAGCAATCGCGTATTTCCTATATGGCAGAGCTTTCATCCCCCGACGCTCCCATGGCGCTGATGGTGTCCTATGATGCGGGCTCCGGGCGGATGGCGCTGACGCCGATGGCGGCTGGCGAGACGTCGCAAAAGTCTCTGGAGCTGTGGATGGTCAAACCGGATGGCACGCCGCATTCATTGGGCGTTTTCGATCCGAAAAGCGATGCGGAGATGATCATTCCCGCGGATATGCGGGACCAGATGCGCGATGGTGTAACACTGGCCGTCAGCCTTGAGCCCTATGGTGGATCTCCCACGGGCAAGCCGACGGGACCCATCCTTGGCAGTGGAACGACGCGCCAGCTTTAA